A genomic region of Rhodococcus pyridinivorans contains the following coding sequences:
- the eno gene encoding phosphopyruvate hydratase, with protein MAIIEQVGAREILDSRGNPTVEVEVLLEDGSFARAAVPSGASTGEHEAVELRDGGDRYLGKGVEKAVEAVLAEIGPAIIGLDATEQRTVDQALLDADGTPDKGRLGANALLGASLAVAKAGAESSGLELFRYVGGPNAHILPVPMMNILNGGAHADTGVDVQEFMVAPIGAPTFKESLRWGAEVYHSLKSVLKSKGLATGLGDEGGFAPDVAGTKAALDLISEAIGKTGLKLGSDVALALDVAATEFYTEGTGYKFEGQNRTAAEMGAFYAELLGQYPLVSIEDPLSEDDWEGWVALTEEIGDRIQLVGDDLFVTNPERLEDGIVKGAANALLVKVNQIGTLTETLDAVDLAHRNGYKTMMSHRSGETEDTTIADLAVAVGSGQIKTGAPARSERVAKYNQLLRIEESLGDVARYAGELAFPRFSVEG; from the coding sequence GTGGCCATCATTGAGCAGGTAGGAGCCCGCGAAATCCTCGACTCCCGTGGCAACCCCACGGTCGAGGTCGAAGTGCTGCTCGAGGACGGAAGTTTCGCCCGCGCTGCAGTGCCGTCGGGCGCCTCCACCGGCGAGCACGAGGCCGTCGAGCTGCGTGACGGCGGCGACCGTTACCTCGGCAAGGGCGTCGAGAAGGCCGTCGAGGCCGTCCTCGCCGAGATCGGCCCGGCCATCATCGGCCTCGACGCCACCGAGCAGCGCACCGTCGACCAGGCCCTCCTCGACGCCGACGGCACCCCCGACAAGGGCCGCCTCGGCGCGAACGCCCTACTCGGCGCGTCGCTCGCCGTGGCGAAGGCCGGTGCGGAGTCGTCCGGACTCGAGCTGTTCCGTTACGTCGGAGGCCCGAACGCCCACATCCTTCCCGTTCCGATGATGAACATCCTCAACGGTGGCGCCCACGCCGACACGGGCGTCGACGTCCAGGAGTTCATGGTCGCCCCGATCGGCGCCCCGACCTTCAAGGAATCCCTCCGCTGGGGTGCCGAGGTCTACCACTCTCTCAAGTCCGTGCTCAAGAGCAAGGGCTTGGCCACCGGCCTCGGCGACGAGGGCGGCTTCGCCCCCGACGTCGCGGGCACCAAGGCCGCGCTCGACCTGATCAGCGAGGCCATCGGTAAGACCGGTCTGAAGCTGGGCAGCGATGTCGCGCTCGCACTGGACGTCGCGGCCACCGAGTTCTACACCGAGGGCACCGGCTACAAGTTCGAGGGCCAGAACCGGACGGCCGCCGAGATGGGCGCCTTCTACGCCGAGCTGCTCGGCCAGTACCCGCTGGTCTCCATCGAAGATCCGCTCAGCGAGGACGACTGGGAGGGCTGGGTCGCGCTCACCGAGGAGATCGGCGACAGGATCCAGCTCGTCGGCGACGACCTGTTCGTCACCAACCCCGAGCGCCTCGAGGACGGCATCGTCAAGGGCGCCGCGAACGCGCTGCTCGTGAAGGTCAACCAGATCGGCACCCTCACCGAGACCCTCGACGCCGTCGACCTCGCGCACCGCAACGGCTACAAGACGATGATGAGCCACCGCTCCGGCGAGACCGAGGACACCACCATCGCCGATCTCGCCGTCGCCGTCGGCAGCGGACAGATCAAGACCGGCGCGCCCGCCCGCTCCGAGCGTGTCGCCAAGTACAACCAGCTGCTGCGCATCGAGGAGTCCCTCGGCGACGTCGCTCGCTACGC
- a CDS encoding lytic transglycosylase domain-containing protein, which produces MVLLSALVAVVFVAVESALHSPRRPSVEIPDGVPPAPGLPVPPIDVNGPGRTAAQLADWAESQSRELGIPTTALEAYGHAAAVLAVGTPDCGLSWTTLAGIGNVESSHGRFGGASLGSDGSVSPPIRGVPLDGTRGNAEIRDTDGGRLDGDPVLDRAVGPMQFIPETWERWGVDANGDGIAHPDNIDDAALTAGRYLCDRGGDLTTAEGWTNALMAYNRSTEYLMLVRDRAAAYGVGVRP; this is translated from the coding sequence GTGGTCCTGCTCAGTGCGCTCGTCGCCGTCGTCTTCGTGGCGGTCGAGTCCGCTCTGCACTCACCCCGGCGACCGTCGGTCGAGATCCCCGACGGCGTCCCGCCGGCACCCGGTCTGCCCGTTCCGCCCATCGACGTGAACGGTCCCGGCCGCACAGCAGCACAGCTCGCCGACTGGGCCGAATCACAGTCCCGCGAACTGGGCATCCCCACCACCGCACTCGAGGCGTACGGGCACGCGGCGGCCGTCCTGGCCGTCGGCACCCCCGACTGCGGCCTGTCGTGGACGACCCTCGCCGGCATCGGCAACGTGGAGAGCAGCCACGGACGGTTCGGCGGCGCCTCCCTCGGATCCGACGGCAGCGTCTCACCGCCCATCCGGGGTGTCCCGCTCGACGGCACCCGGGGCAACGCCGAGATCCGCGACACCGACGGTGGCCGCCTCGACGGCGACCCGGTGCTCGACCGGGCGGTCGGGCCGATGCAGTTCATCCCCGAGACCTGGGAACGGTGGGGCGTCGACGCGAACGGCGACGGCATCGCCCACCCCGACAACATCGACGACGCGGCCCTGACCGCAGGCCGCTATCTGTGCGACCGCGGAGGCGACCTGACCACCGCGGAGGGCTGGACGAACGCCCTGATGGCTTACAACCGCTCCACCGAATACCTGATGCTCGTCCGCGACCGCGCCGCTGCCTACGGCGTGGGAGTGCGGCCGTAG
- a CDS encoding sugar transferase, whose amino-acid sequence MYKRENDFATVLDTDSDRDAPTTKAGSGPNGARKIGSTIVLPVGSQVASVPPPVRRPRTERRYRSVVTGFDLFVLVIAHVVVTVGYHSFDQIDSWRTPVLIGASMTAAIVSLGIQKAWDERILGTGTEEYRRVVRGYVFAVAALAVAGYGWGTSAGQSWTFGSLLIALVLTLLGRTLLRRHLSKARTEGRYLHSVLVAGDVEEVHELVSRADCLRRAGWRVDGICLAVDRGADSLPVAIDDIPVLGTDEIVLAVAEQHNFEAVALLPSGRWPHARTRRLSWDLEKIGAELLIAPVLMDVVGPRLHISPLEGLPLLQMSAPSYSGPAWIVKNVFDRVLAVLILMVIAPALLAVAVAIKVGSRGPILFRQQRVGRGGTPFTMYKFRSMVVGADEHKDDIADHDIGAGVLFKVREDPRVTRVGRFIRRYSLDELPQLFNVVKGDMSLVGPRPPLECEVARYGQDGAARRLFVKPGVTGLWQVSGRSNLSWDESVRADLRYVENWTFMLDLSILRRTIRAVLSGDGAY is encoded by the coding sequence ATGTACAAGCGTGAGAACGACTTCGCGACGGTTCTCGACACGGATTCCGACCGTGACGCACCGACGACGAAGGCCGGGTCAGGACCGAACGGGGCACGGAAGATCGGATCGACCATCGTGCTCCCCGTGGGCTCGCAGGTCGCGTCCGTTCCTCCACCGGTACGCCGGCCGAGAACCGAGCGCCGCTACAGATCGGTGGTGACCGGCTTCGACCTGTTCGTGCTCGTGATCGCCCACGTGGTCGTCACGGTCGGATACCACTCCTTCGACCAGATCGACTCGTGGCGCACCCCCGTTCTCATCGGCGCCTCGATGACTGCGGCGATCGTCTCCCTCGGAATCCAGAAGGCCTGGGACGAAAGAATTCTCGGAACCGGCACAGAGGAGTACCGGAGGGTCGTCCGCGGATACGTCTTCGCCGTCGCCGCCCTGGCCGTCGCCGGATACGGATGGGGCACCTCGGCCGGTCAGTCCTGGACGTTCGGCTCGCTGCTGATCGCTCTCGTGCTCACCCTGCTGGGGCGGACGCTGCTCCGCCGTCACCTCTCGAAGGCCCGCACCGAGGGTCGATATCTGCACTCGGTGCTCGTGGCCGGAGACGTGGAGGAGGTGCACGAGCTGGTCTCCCGGGCCGACTGCCTCCGACGCGCCGGATGGCGGGTCGACGGCATCTGCCTCGCCGTCGACCGCGGCGCCGACTCCCTGCCGGTGGCCATCGACGACATCCCCGTCCTCGGCACCGACGAGATCGTCCTGGCCGTCGCCGAGCAGCACAACTTCGAGGCCGTCGCACTCCTGCCCTCCGGTCGGTGGCCGCACGCGCGGACACGCAGACTCAGCTGGGACCTCGAGAAGATCGGTGCCGAGCTCCTCATCGCCCCCGTGCTCATGGACGTCGTCGGCCCGCGCCTGCACATCTCCCCGCTCGAGGGGCTGCCCCTGTTGCAGATGAGCGCCCCCAGCTACAGCGGCCCGGCCTGGATCGTGAAGAACGTCTTCGATCGGGTCCTCGCGGTGCTGATCCTGATGGTGATCGCGCCGGCACTGCTCGCCGTCGCGGTCGCGATCAAGGTCGGCAGCAGAGGACCGATCCTCTTCCGTCAGCAACGGGTGGGACGCGGCGGAACCCCGTTCACGATGTACAAGTTTCGCAGCATGGTCGTCGGCGCCGACGAGCACAAGGACGACATCGCCGATCACGACATCGGTGCCGGAGTGCTGTTCAAGGTCCGCGAGGACCCGCGGGTCACCAGGGTCGGCCGCTTCATCCGGCGGTACTCGCTCGACGAACTGCCGCAACTGTTCAACGTGGTCAAGGGCGACATGTCGCTCGTCGGCCCGCGCCCACCGCTCGAATGCGAGGTCGCCCGGTACGGACAGGACGGCGCGGCGCGGCGGTTGTTCGTCAAACCGGGTGTGACGGGACTGTGGCAGGTCAGCGGACGCAGCAATCTGTCCTGGGACGAGTCGGTACGGGCCGATCTGCGGTACGTCGAGAACTGGACCTTCATGCTCGACCTGTCGATCCTGCGTCGCACCATCCGGGCGGTCCTCAGCGGGGACGGCGCGTATTGA